Below is a genomic region from Paraburkholderia phenazinium.
CGCGCGTCGAAGTGCGTTATGAAGGGCGCAAGGCGCCGATTGAAAGTGTCGTTGGTTTGCTCGGCCTGGGCGCGGGCGAGGGCGCCACGGTAGAGATTCTAGGTGTTGGTGCGCAAGCGGCGGCGGCCGTAGAAGCCGTCGCGCATGAGTTGCTGCGCGAAGCGCATGGCGAAACCGAGGAAAAGCCGGCACGCCAAAGCTCCCCGGCACCGCAACCGGTGGCGCAAACAGGTGGCGCGCCACTCGCGCCGAACACGCTTGTTGGCGTGTGCGCGGCGCCTGGCGTTGCGGTCGGCAAGCTGGTGCGATGGGATGACGCCGACCTCGACCCGCCTGAAATTGCGAGCGGCACATCGGCGGCGGAAAGCCGTCTGCTCGACAAGGCGCTGGCCACCGTCGACGCTGAACTGAATTCAACCGTGCGCGATGCGTCGCAGCGCGGTGCGCATGGTGAGGCGGGGATTTTCGCGGTACACCGTGTACTGCTCGAAGATCCGACGTTGCTCGACGCAGCGCGTGATCTGATCAGCCTTGGCAAGAGCGCCGGTTTTGCGTGGCGCGAGTCGATCCGCGCACAGATTGCAGTCCTGACGAAAATCGACGATGCGCTGCTCGCGGAACGCGCAGCCGATCTACGTGACCTCGAAAAGCGCGTGTTGCGTGCGCTCGGCTACTCGAACAACGCGGCGCGGACGCTGCCGGATGAAGCGGTGCTGGTGGCGGAAGAGTTCACACCGTCCGATCTGTCATCGCTCGATCGCACACGAGTCACCGCGCTCGTGATGGCGCGCGGCGGCGCGACCTCGCACGCCGCAATTCTCGCGCGGCAGAGCGGCATTCCCGCGCTCGTCGCCGTGGGCGATGGGCTGCATGCGATTCCCGAAGGCACCCAGGTTGTGGTCGACGCTACCGCGGGGCGAATCGAATTCGCACCGACCGCGCTTGACGTCGAACGTGCCCGCGTAGAACGTACGCGCCTCGCTGACGTACGCGAAGCGAACCGCCGCACGTCGCAACAGGCGGCGATGACCGCGGATGGACGCGCTATCGAAGTGGCTGCGAATATCGCCACGCTCGAAGATGCGAAGACTGCAGTTGAAAACGGTGCCGACGCAGTCGGCCTGCTGCGTACCGAGCTGCTGTTCATTCACCGTGCGTCCGCACCAACGGTAGACGAACATCGTCAAAGCTATCAGTCGATTGCCGACGCGCTGAACGGGCGCACCGCGATCATTCGCACGCTCGATGTGGGCGCGGACAAGGAAGTCGACTATCTGACGCTGCCGCCCGAACCGAACCCGGCGCTGGGTTTGCGCGGCATCCGTCTCGCGCAGGTGCGCCCAGACCTGCTCGACGACCAGCTGCGCGGCCTGCTGGCGGTGCAGCCGCTCGGCGCCGTGCGCATCCTGCTGCCGATGGTGACCGACGTAGGCGAGCTGATCCATCTGCGCAAGCGCATCGACGACTTCGCCCGCGAGCTTGGCCGTACCGATCCGATCGAAGTTGGCGTGATGATCGAAGTGCCGTCGGCCGCGCTGCTGGCCGATCAACTGTCGAAACACGCGGACTTCCTGTCGATCGGCACCAACGATCTGACCCAGTACACGCTGGCGATGGATCGCTGCCAGGCCGACCTCGCCGCCCAGGCTGACGGTCTGCATCCGGCAGTGCTGCGTCTGGTCGCAGCTACCGTGCAGGGCGCGAACAAGCATGGCAAATGGGTGGGCGTGTGCGGCGCATTGGCGGGCGATCCGCTGGCCGTGCCGCTGCTCGTGGGCCTGGGCGTCACCGAACTATCCGTGGATCCGGTGTCGGTGCCGGGCATCAAGGCGCGAGTGCGCAACCTCAATTATCAGCTGTGCCAACAACGCGCCCAGGATGTCCTGGCGCTGGAATCGGCGCAGGCGGTAAGAGCAGTGAGCCGCGAAACCTGGCCGCTGGACTGAACCCTGCATGGTCCACGGCGGAATTTCGCTCAACAACCATGTAAAGCAACGACTCGACGAAGAGACGAAGGATTGGAGATATAGATGGACGGGAATCCGTTTTTGAAGGTGC
It encodes:
- the ptsP gene encoding phosphoenolpyruvate--protein phosphotransferase; its protein translation is MSPSQGHIILLAPMTGPVVPLANVPDPVFSGGMFGDGIGVDPLVGQLVAPCDGVVTHLARTGHALTLATADGAEILLHIGIDTVELNGRGFTPKVVQGAHVHTGDLLIEFDQDLVACNAPSLVSVIAVANSDAFEIVERAGAGMLKAGETPLLLLRPRAGAAAEASRQATNVTEEARQTVTLVHAGGLHARPAARAREAARGLDARVEVRYEGRKAPIESVVGLLGLGAGEGATVEILGVGAQAAAAVEAVAHELLREAHGETEEKPARQSSPAPQPVAQTGGAPLAPNTLVGVCAAPGVAVGKLVRWDDADLDPPEIASGTSAAESRLLDKALATVDAELNSTVRDASQRGAHGEAGIFAVHRVLLEDPTLLDAARDLISLGKSAGFAWRESIRAQIAVLTKIDDALLAERAADLRDLEKRVLRALGYSNNAARTLPDEAVLVAEEFTPSDLSSLDRTRVTALVMARGGATSHAAILARQSGIPALVAVGDGLHAIPEGTQVVVDATAGRIEFAPTALDVERARVERTRLADVREANRRTSQQAAMTADGRAIEVAANIATLEDAKTAVENGADAVGLLRTELLFIHRASAPTVDEHRQSYQSIADALNGRTAIIRTLDVGADKEVDYLTLPPEPNPALGLRGIRLAQVRPDLLDDQLRGLLAVQPLGAVRILLPMVTDVGELIHLRKRIDDFARELGRTDPIEVGVMIEVPSAALLADQLSKHADFLSIGTNDLTQYTLAMDRCQADLAAQADGLHPAVLRLVAATVQGANKHGKWVGVCGALAGDPLAVPLLVGLGVTELSVDPVSVPGIKARVRNLNYQLCQQRAQDVLALESAQAVRAVSRETWPLD